A window of Ipomoea triloba cultivar NCNSP0323 chromosome 2, ASM357664v1 contains these coding sequences:
- the LOC116010657 gene encoding 40S ribosomal protein S12-like translates to MASEDVVAETPAAPALGEPMDAMTALQLVLRKSLAHGGLARGLHEGAKVIEKHAAQLCVLAEDCDQPDYVKLVKALCNDHNVNLITVPSAKTLGEWSGLCKIDSEGKARKVVGCSCVVVKDFGEETEGLHVVQDYVKTH, encoded by the exons ATGGCAAG TGAAGATGTTGTTGCAGAGACACCTGCTGCTCCTGCCCTGGGTGAGCCCATGGATGCAATGACGGCATTGCAGCTTGTGCTGAGGAAATCCCTTGCTCACGGTGGGCTGGCTCGAGGCCTTCATGAAGGTGCTAAGGTGATTGAGAAACATGCAGCCCAACTATGTGTGCTGGCCGAGGACTGTGATCAGCCTGACTATGTTAAATTGGTCAAAGCACTTTGTAATGATCACAATGTCAATCTGATTACAGTTCCTAGTGCAAAGACCCTTGGTGAATGGTCTGGT CTGTGCAAGATTGATTCCGAGGGCAAAGCTAGGAAGGTTGTTGGATGCTCTTGTGTTGTTGTAAAG GATTTTGGAGAGGAGACTGAAGGCCTCCATGTTGTTCAAGACTATGTGAAAACTCACTAA
- the LOC116010948 gene encoding uncharacterized protein LOC116010948, with translation MGCLLQLRKRPISVTFSLEKATQIWVVISGNYSTAGGGAVLRNHKGNWMEGCSFSFHANNPLEAELTALYLALQWTTTKGIIDMEIQSDCKELTKRLNENSRGGNNMGQLGIKCRELIRKSGNFSLVHIFHEQNTVADYLAKHGCNSREIMTLFVSPPP, from the exons ATGGGTTGCCTTCTTCAGTTGAGAAAGCGACCTATCTCGGTCACCTTCTCgctggagaaggcaacccagATCTGGGTTGTCATCTCTG GAAATTACTCGACGGCTGGAGGAGGTGCGGTTCTTAGAAACCACAAAGGAAACTGGATGGAAGGTTGCTCTTTCTCGTTTCACGCCAATAACCCACTAGAGGCTGAGCTCACTGCACTTTATCTAGCCTTGCAATGGACAACAACTAAAGGAATCATAGACATGGAGATTCAAAGTGATTGTAAGGAGTTGACCAAGCGTCTTAATGAGAACAGTCGAGGAGGGAACAACATGGGGCAGTTGGGGATTAAATGCAGAGAGCTCATCCGGAAAAGTGGTAATTTTTCTCTGGTGCATATATTCCATGAACAAAACACTGTTGCAGATTATTTAGCAAAGCATGGGTGCAATTCTAGAGAGATCATGACCCTTTTTGTTTCACCCCCTCCTTGA